DNA sequence from the Betaproteobacteria bacterium genome:
AGATCGGCAACCGTCCTTTCACCTTTCACCTTTCACCCTTCACTCATGATCCGCGTTAGCGGAGCGCGCGAATGGTCGCCTATATTCTGCGCCGCCTGGCGGCGAGCGCGATCCTGCTGCTGGTGATGTCGCTGCTGGTCTTCGTCGGCGTCTATGCCATCGGCAATCCGGTCGACCTGCTGATCAGCCCGGAGGCCGACCAGCAGGAAATGGAGCGTGTGATCGCGGCACTCGGGCTGGACAAGCCGCTGTGGCAGCAATACCTGATCTTCCTCGAGCGGGCGCTTTCCGGAGATCTCGGTAGATCGTTCGCTTTCAATACGCCGGCGATCGAGCTGATCCTCAATCGCATGCCGGCCACGCTCGAGCTCGCGCTCGCGGCGATGCTGATCGCCATCGCGCTCGGCATTCCGCTCGGGCTCTATGCGGGATTGAAGCCCGATTCGCTCCTCGCCAAGTCGATCATGGCGGGCTCAATCCTCGGCTTCTCGCTGCCGACCTTCTGGGTCGGGCTCATTCTCATCATGTTCTTCTCCGTCCATCTGGGCTGGCTGCCGTCGACTGGTCGCGGCGAGACGGTGGAGCTCTTCGGCGTGCAATGGAGCGTGCTCACCTGGGACGGGTTGCGTCATCTCGCGATGCCTGCCTTCAATCTCGCCCTTTTCAAGCTCTCGCTGCTGATCCGGCTCACGCGCGCCAGCACCCGCGAAGCGCTGCTGCAGGACTACGTCAAGTTCGCGCGCGCGAAGGGGCTGCGCATGCGCCGCGTGGTCGGCGTGCACGTGCTCAAGAACATCATGATTCCGATCGTGACGGTGATCGGGCTGGAGTTCGGCTCGGTGCTCGCGTTCTCGATCGTCACCGAGACCATCTTCGCCTGGCCGGGCATGGGGAAGCTCCTGATCGATTCCATTCAGGTGCTCGATCGGCCGGTGGTGGTCGCCTATCTGCTGGTGATCGTGTTCATGTTCGTCTTCATCAATCTGCTGGTGGACCTGGTGTACTCGGCGCTCGATCCGCGCGTGCGACTGGCGCATGAGCATGCTGCGGGCTGAGCACCCGGGCGCGCACGCGGTCGGCGAACCGGTCGGCGAGTCGGGACCGAGCCGCGCCGAAACGCCGCTCAAGCGCTTCGTTTCGCTCTACGCCGAAAGCCGCCTCGCCCTGGTCGCGCTCGCCGTACTCCTGCTGATCGTGATCGCCGCCCTTGCCGCGCCCTGGCTCGCGCCGCAGAACCCATACGACCTGGAACAGCTCGATATTCTGGACGCGCGGCTGCCGCCAGGCGAGAAAAGCGGCGCCGGCATGACCTTCTGGCTCGGAGCCGATGCACAGGGCAGGGACATGCTGTCCGCCATCCTGTACGGGCTGAGGATCAGCATCAGCGTGGGCGCGATTGCGACCATCGCGGCCTTGGCGATCGGGCTTTCGCTGGGCCTGATCGCTGCCTATGCCGGCGGGCGCACCGAATCGCTCATCATGCGCGTCGTCGACCTGCAGCTCTCCTTCCCGTCCATTCTGATCGCGCTGGTGCTGCTCGCGGTGGTCGGTCAGGGCGTGGACAAGATCATCATCGCGCTCGTCACCGTGCAGTGGGCCTACTACGCGCGCACGGTGCGCTCGTCCGCGCTGGTCGAGCGCAACAAGGAATACGTCGAGGCGGCGCGCTGCCTGCGCCTTTCGCCCGCGCGCATCCTGTTTCGTCACATCATGCCCAACTGCCTGCCGCCGCTCATCGTGGTGGCCACCGTGCAGATTGCCCATGCCATCGCGCTCGAAGCGACCTTGTCGTTTCTCGGGCTGGGGCTGCCGATCACGCAGCCCTCGCTCGGGCTGCTCATCTCCAACGGCTTCTCCTACATGCTGAGCGGCAAGTACTGGATCAGCTTCTATCCGGGCGTGGCGCTGCTCGTGACGATCATGGCGATCAACCTGGTCGCCGATCAGCTGCGCGACGTGCTCAATCCGCGCCTGGCGCGATGAGGGGTGCGTTTCAGCGCGGGCTCAAGCCGAGGCTCTTCCAGAGCTGATTGTGCTTCGCGAACTCGGTCTTGATGAACGCGGTGCACTCCTCGGGTGAGTTGCTCGCAGTGAGCTCCACGCCCTGCGCCAGGAACTGATTGCGCAGCTCCGGGATCCGCACCGCTCTTACGATCTCGCCGTGCAGGCGAGTGCGGATTTCGGGCGGCGTTCCGGCCGGCGCCAGCATGACGTTCCAGATGACCGCCTCGTAGCCCGGCACGCCGGCCTCGGCGATGGTCGGCACGTCCGGAAACGCGGGCGAGCGTTCGCGGCTGGTGAGCCCAAGCGCGCGGATGCGTCCGGACTTGATGTGAGGAAGTGCGGTGCTTACGGTCGCGAACATGAGCGAGACTTGACCGCCGACCAGATCGATCATCGCCGGGCCGCCGCCCTTGTACGGGACGTGCAGGAAGCGCGCTCCGGTTTTCTGCGTGAAGAGCTCGGCGGCGATGCGTCCGGTCGAGGCTTCGCCCTGGGTCGCATGCACGAGCGCTTCGGGACGTGCCCGCGCCAGGGCGATCAGCTCCTTCACCGAGCGCGCCGGCACCGACGGATGGACCACGAGCGCCTGCGGCAGCGTTGCGATCAGGCTCACGCCGGCGAAATCCTTTACCGGGTCGAACGGCACCTTGGCAACCAGCCCGTGCAGCGCAACCAGGCTGTTGGCCGCGGTGAGCAGCGTATAACCATCGGGTGCCGAGCGGGCGACGATCTCGGCGCCGATCACGCCGTTGCCGCCGGGGCGGTTGTCGACGATGAGCTGGTGGCCGAGCGCTTCGCTCAGCTTGTGCGCGAGCGCACGCGTTACGATGGTGACGTTGCCGCCGGGCGATAGCGGCACGACAATGCGTACGGTACGCGT
Encoded proteins:
- a CDS encoding tripartite tricarboxylate transporter substrate binding protein, which gives rise to MNRRGIEGEGMRLLFLPMLALAAVTVTVVGAAQAQTYPTRTVRIVVPLSPGGNVTIVTRALAHKLSEALGHQLIVDNRPGGNGVIGAEIVARSAPDGYTLLTAANSLVALHGLVAKVPFDPVKDFAGVSLIATLPQALVVHPSVPARSVKELIALARARPEALVHATQGEASTGRIAAELFTQKTGARFLHVPYKGGGPAMIDLVGGQVSLMFATVSTALPHIKSGRIRALGLTSRERSPAFPDVPTIAEAGVPGYEAVIWNVMLAPAGTPPEIRTRLHGEIVRAVRIPELRNQFLAQGVELTASNSPEECTAFIKTEFAKHNQLWKSLGLSPR
- a CDS encoding ABC transporter permease subunit produces the protein MVAYILRRLAASAILLLVMSLLVFVGVYAIGNPVDLLISPEADQQEMERVIAALGLDKPLWQQYLIFLERALSGDLGRSFAFNTPAIELILNRMPATLELALAAMLIAIALGIPLGLYAGLKPDSLLAKSIMAGSILGFSLPTFWVGLILIMFFSVHLGWLPSTGRGETVELFGVQWSVLTWDGLRHLAMPAFNLALFKLSLLIRLTRASTREALLQDYVKFARAKGLRMRRVVGVHVLKNIMIPIVTVIGLEFGSVLAFSIVTETIFAWPGMGKLLIDSIQVLDRPVVVAYLLVIVFMFVFINLLVDLVYSALDPRVRLAHEHAAG
- a CDS encoding ABC transporter permease subunit, with protein sequence MSMLRAEHPGAHAVGEPVGESGPSRAETPLKRFVSLYAESRLALVALAVLLLIVIAALAAPWLAPQNPYDLEQLDILDARLPPGEKSGAGMTFWLGADAQGRDMLSAILYGLRISISVGAIATIAALAIGLSLGLIAAYAGGRTESLIMRVVDLQLSFPSILIALVLLAVVGQGVDKIIIALVTVQWAYYARTVRSSALVERNKEYVEAARCLRLSPARILFRHIMPNCLPPLIVVATVQIAHAIALEATLSFLGLGLPITQPSLGLLISNGFSYMLSGKYWISFYPGVALLVTIMAINLVADQLRDVLNPRLAR